In Desulfatibacillum aliphaticivorans DSM 15576, a genomic segment contains:
- a CDS encoding thiolase family protein encodes MSLKDKYAIVGVGYTPQGKVPDRTSLSFHLEATANAIKDAGLKKEDIDGLIAYRHFPPCPGEPDVTPQHIAQHLGIEPSYLSQDANUSRIHLQHAVGVLDAGICNYVVITYGHSALWGGGMAQMLFQMTRNEAAFGHFGAVGGYALAARRAMHEFGTGPETWQRIASGQRKWAALNPISVMGKKPLAEEDYFKAPMVADPFRLVDICLVSDGGRAVIVTSAERARDLKQPAVLISGMGQQNPSNEIGQARYMAGPTGAKKAGKEALKMADVSLKDVDACQIYDCFSYTVEITLQDYGFFGPGEGGDWLKGGTIEPGGSIPVNTSGGQLSEAYFMGLTPFAEAVMQLRGQCGDRQLGPKTNTKPPEIILASDNGGILQSHACIVFRKG; translated from the coding sequence ATGAGCTTGAAAGACAAATACGCCATTGTGGGAGTCGGGTATACGCCCCAAGGCAAGGTCCCGGACCGGACGTCGTTGAGCTTTCATCTGGAAGCCACGGCCAACGCCATCAAAGACGCAGGCTTAAAAAAAGAGGACATTGACGGCCTCATCGCCTATCGCCACTTTCCCCCCTGCCCGGGCGAGCCGGACGTCACCCCGCAACATATCGCCCAGCATCTCGGCATTGAGCCGTCCTACCTGAGCCAGGACGCCAACTGATCCCGCATTCATTTACAGCACGCAGTTGGCGTGCTTGACGCCGGGATTTGCAACTACGTGGTCATCACCTACGGCCACAGCGCCCTGTGGGGCGGCGGCATGGCCCAAATGCTCTTTCAGATGACCCGGAACGAGGCGGCCTTCGGCCATTTTGGGGCCGTGGGCGGATACGCCCTGGCGGCCAGACGGGCCATGCACGAGTTCGGAACCGGGCCGGAAACCTGGCAACGCATTGCCTCCGGACAGCGTAAATGGGCGGCCTTGAACCCCATCTCCGTCATGGGCAAAAAACCTTTGGCGGAAGAAGACTATTTCAAAGCCCCCATGGTAGCCGATCCCTTTAGGCTGGTGGACATTTGCCTCGTCAGCGACGGCGGCAGGGCCGTCATCGTCACCTCGGCGGAGCGCGCCAGGGATTTGAAGCAGCCCGCAGTTTTGATTTCCGGCATGGGACAGCAAAACCCCTCCAATGAAATCGGCCAGGCAAGATACATGGCCGGCCCTACGGGCGCAAAAAAGGCCGGGAAGGAAGCCCTGAAAATGGCGGACGTCAGCCTGAAAGACGTAGACGCCTGCCAAATTTACGATTGCTTTTCCTACACCGTGGAAATCACCTTGCAGGACTACGGGTTTTTCGGCCCCGGGGAAGGCGGAGACTGGCTTAAGGGAGGAACCATCGAGCCCGGAGGAAGCATACCCGTCAACACCTCGGGCGGGCAATTGTCCGAGGCGTATTTCATGGGCCTGACTCCTTTTGCCGAAGCGGTCATGCAGCTTCGCGGCCAATGCGGAGACAGGCAGTTAGGGCCCAAGACCAATACCAAGCCGCCCGAAATCATCCTGGCCAGCGATAACGGGGGAATCCTCCAATCCCATGCCTGCATTGTTTTCAGAAAGGGGTAG
- the groL gene encoding chaperonin GroEL (60 kDa chaperone family; promotes refolding of misfolded polypeptides especially under stressful conditions; forms two stacked rings of heptamers to form a barrel-shaped 14mer; ends can be capped by GroES; misfolded proteins enter the barrel where they are refolded when GroES binds) produces the protein MAKEIKYDMKARELMLAGVNALADAVAVTHGPKGRNVVIDKAWGAPTVTKDGVTVAKEIELENKFENMGAQMVKEVASKTSDTAGDGTTTATVLARAIYEEGMKLVVAGNNPMAIKRGIDKACEAAVKSLMNLSKPTKEQREIAQVGTISANTDETIGNIIAEAMNKVGKEGVITVEEAKSMDTTLDVVEGMQFDRGYISPYFVTDSEKMVCSLEDPYILIHEKKISNMKDLLPLLEQTAKMGKPLLIVAEDVEGEALATLVVNRLRGTLQIAAVKAPGFGDRRKAMLEDIAILTGGTVVSEDMGIKLENMSLADLGKCKRVSIDKDNTTIVDGAGARSALEGRVKQIRAQIDDTTSDYDREKLQERLAKLIGGVAVINVGAATEVEMKEKKARVEDALNATRAAVEEGIVPGGGVALVRAIDAVAKAKITGEQKIGARVVMRALEAPLRMIANNAGMEGSVVLDKVKNTEGSFGYNADTDTYEDLIEAGVIDPTKVVRLALQNACSIAGLMLTTEAMIADKPDENAGGMPAMPGGGMGGMGGMGGMM, from the coding sequence ATGGCAAAAGAAATTAAATATGATATGAAAGCCAGGGAGCTTATGCTCGCTGGAGTCAATGCTCTTGCTGACGCCGTAGCCGTCACCCACGGCCCCAAGGGCCGCAATGTGGTTATTGATAAAGCCTGGGGCGCCCCCACCGTGACCAAGGACGGCGTGACCGTGGCCAAGGAAATCGAACTGGAAAACAAGTTCGAGAACATGGGCGCTCAGATGGTTAAGGAAGTGGCTTCCAAGACCAGCGACACCGCCGGCGACGGAACCACCACCGCCACCGTGCTTGCTCGCGCCATTTACGAAGAAGGCATGAAGCTGGTCGTGGCGGGCAACAACCCCATGGCCATCAAACGCGGCATTGACAAGGCTTGCGAAGCGGCTGTCAAATCCCTGATGAATCTTTCCAAGCCCACCAAGGAACAGCGCGAAATCGCCCAGGTCGGCACCATCTCCGCCAACACCGACGAGACCATCGGCAACATCATCGCCGAGGCCATGAACAAGGTCGGCAAAGAAGGCGTCATCACGGTGGAAGAAGCCAAATCCATGGACACCACCCTGGACGTCGTGGAAGGCATGCAGTTCGACCGCGGTTACATTTCCCCTTACTTTGTGACCGATTCCGAAAAAATGGTGTGCTCCCTGGAAGATCCTTACATCCTGATCCACGAGAAAAAAATCTCCAACATGAAGGACCTGCTGCCCCTGCTGGAACAAACCGCAAAAATGGGCAAGCCCCTCCTGATCGTTGCTGAAGACGTGGAAGGCGAAGCACTGGCCACTTTGGTCGTCAACAGGCTCCGCGGCACCCTGCAGATTGCAGCCGTTAAGGCTCCCGGCTTCGGCGACCGCCGCAAGGCCATGCTCGAAGACATCGCCATCCTCACCGGCGGCACCGTGGTTTCTGAAGACATGGGCATCAAGCTGGAAAACATGTCCCTGGCCGACCTCGGCAAATGCAAACGCGTAAGCATTGACAAAGACAACACCACCATCGTTGACGGCGCAGGCGCCCGCAGCGCCCTGGAAGGCCGCGTCAAACAGATCCGCGCTCAGATCGACGACACCACCTCCGATTACGACCGCGAGAAGCTGCAGGAACGTCTGGCCAAGCTGATCGGCGGCGTGGCCGTCATTAACGTCGGCGCAGCCACCGAAGTGGAAATGAAAGAAAAGAAAGCCCGCGTGGAAGACGCCCTGAACGCCACCCGCGCAGCGGTTGAAGAAGGCATCGTTCCCGGCGGCGGCGTGGCTCTGGTTCGCGCCATTGACGCCGTGGCCAAAGCGAAAATCACCGGCGAGCAGAAAATTGGCGCCCGCGTGGTTATGCGCGCTCTGGAAGCTCCTCTTCGCATGATCGCCAACAACGCCGGCATGGAAGGCTCCGTGGTTCTGGACAAGGTCAAGAACACCGAAGGCTCCTTTGGTTACAATGCCGACACCGACACCTACGAAGACCTGATTGAAGCTGGCGTCATCGACCCCACCAAGGTGGTCCGCCTGGCTCTGCAGAACGCCTGCAGCATCGCCGGCCTCATGCTCACCACCGAAGCCATGATCGCCGACAAGCCGGACGAAAATGCCGGCGGCATGCCCGCAATGCCCGGCGGCGGAATGGGCGGCATGGGCGGAATGGGCGGAATGATGTAA
- a CDS encoding FmdB family zinc ribbon protein — protein MPIYEYECTECGKTIEALQKFSDDPLTTCEFCSGKLRKLISNSSFHLKGTGWYVTDYAGKNASVAKDKTEPKAESSCSSGCSAGAGAKSSSSE, from the coding sequence ATGCCGATCTACGAGTATGAATGCACGGAATGTGGAAAAACCATAGAGGCTTTACAGAAGTTTTCTGACGACCCTCTTACAACATGTGAGTTTTGCTCGGGAAAATTGAGGAAGCTCATTTCCAATTCCAGTTTCCATCTCAAGGGCACGGGTTGGTATGTCACGGATTACGCAGGAAAAAATGCTTCCGTTGCCAAGGATAAAACGGAACCCAAGGCGGAATCGTCTTGTTCCTCCGGCTGCTCCGCCGGAGCCGGCGCCAAAAGCAGCTCCTCCGAGTAA
- a CDS encoding DUF2059 domain-containing protein codes for MKKYALAVFLIAACLCSCTTASVRPRATADEVRDLMVKSGIEQQFQSIEGQWKEGIEGAMEDAMISGRSQNNEAVQETVSRLSDALVESMDAQRFHDLAFQNIQDKMNSREVAFVVDWFSTPLGKKIVKIEQDYTEVGAAATVASAGAALARHDNPKLRSDLIREYIKATALMDRLYVLMENMAFAIALPMIMASPQEDISVDDVRALVLGQLQAQRPVFETQCYYDNVVCYVGLSDEELEEYIRFTKTKATQKLLSTMMDSMEQGFKEVGDKAGKAAAEVVQDIKENGPGRKV; via the coding sequence ATGAAGAAATATGCGTTGGCTGTTTTTCTTATAGCGGCATGCCTTTGTTCATGCACGACCGCATCCGTGCGCCCGAGGGCGACCGCAGACGAAGTCCGGGATTTAATGGTCAAGTCCGGAATAGAGCAGCAGTTTCAGTCCATAGAAGGCCAGTGGAAGGAAGGCATTGAAGGTGCAATGGAAGACGCCATGATTTCGGGCCGGTCTCAAAATAATGAGGCCGTTCAGGAAACGGTCAGCCGTTTATCCGACGCCCTTGTAGAATCCATGGATGCTCAGCGTTTTCATGATCTCGCCTTTCAAAATATCCAGGATAAAATGAATTCCAGGGAGGTGGCGTTCGTTGTCGATTGGTTCAGCACGCCCTTGGGTAAAAAAATAGTGAAAATAGAGCAGGATTACACCGAAGTCGGCGCTGCAGCCACGGTGGCGTCGGCTGGCGCCGCCTTGGCGCGTCACGATAATCCAAAACTCAGATCCGACCTCATTAGGGAGTATATAAAAGCCACCGCCTTGATGGATCGGCTTTACGTCCTGATGGAGAACATGGCTTTTGCAATAGCCTTGCCCATGATTATGGCCTCCCCGCAGGAAGACATTTCTGTGGACGATGTGAGGGCCCTGGTTTTAGGCCAGCTGCAGGCCCAAAGACCTGTTTTTGAAACGCAATGCTATTATGATAATGTGGTATGCTACGTGGGGCTTTCGGACGAAGAGCTTGAGGAATACATCCGGTTTACCAAAACAAAGGCAACTCAAAAGCTGCTCAGCACGATGATGGACTCCATGGAGCAGGGATTTAAGGAAGTGGGCGACAAAGCAGGTAAAGCCGCCGCTGAAGTCGTACAGGATATAAAGGAAAACGGGCCGGGAAGAAAGGTCTAA
- the groES gene encoding co-chaperone GroES: MKLQPLADRILVKRLAEETKTKGGIIIPDTAKEKPAEGEIVAVGPGRNAEDGTKIALEVKVGDRVLFGKYSGTEVKIEGEEYLIMREDDVLGIVQ, encoded by the coding sequence ATGAAACTTCAACCATTAGCAGATCGCATCCTGGTAAAGCGTCTGGCTGAAGAAACCAAAACCAAAGGTGGAATTATCATCCCTGATACGGCCAAGGAAAAACCCGCCGAAGGCGAAATCGTGGCCGTGGGTCCCGGCAGAAATGCTGAAGACGGAACCAAAATCGCCCTGGAAGTGAAAGTAGGCGACCGCGTGCTGTTCGGCAAATATTCCGGAACCGAGGTGAAAATCGAGGGTGAAGAATACCTGATCATGCGCGAAGATGACGTACTGGGCATCGTGCAGTAG
- a CDS encoding HD family phosphohydrolase, with translation MELHPQIERLNQIGIALSNEIQLEKLLALIVTEARGFTNADAGSLYTLEKDQLYFRIAQNDTLNGKGAKGAFKPVPIPLDSRSIAGYVALNGQLLDIEDVYMLSDSLPFSFNRDFDQKNNYRSQSMLVVPMKEPDGEVLGVLQLINAKNDDGKVVPFPQSIISLTMSLASQAAVAIRNARLISYIKSLFEALIRYSASAIDARSPHTAGHSRRVAEYSTVIAQEINRLNDGPFKDIHFTADELERLSYSAWLHDLGKIGVPEAILDKHLRLPAGVEETIEERFNLCAAGLVIEAAASGSKNPREDTAKEREALKADFQRLKNINRANWLPDEDEEFLNRLRARTFYDAEGAERTLLTDGEMVYLAVKKGNLTPDEYKTMQGHVEHTLNIVKNIPFTGHLEAVPNIAASHHEMLNGTGYPRHLHDQEITLEARILAMVDIFDALTAIDRPYRKAAPPERACAILQSDVESGRLDKDVVDLFVSQRLWERITEK, from the coding sequence ATGGAATTGCACCCCCAGATTGAACGCCTCAACCAAATCGGCATCGCTCTTTCCAACGAAATCCAGCTTGAGAAATTGCTCGCCCTGATCGTTACGGAAGCAAGGGGCTTCACCAATGCAGATGCAGGCAGCCTTTACACTTTGGAAAAGGACCAGCTGTATTTTCGCATCGCCCAAAACGACACGCTTAACGGAAAAGGCGCCAAGGGGGCGTTCAAGCCCGTGCCCATCCCCCTGGATTCGCGAAGCATTGCGGGATACGTCGCCTTGAACGGCCAATTGTTGGACATTGAAGACGTGTACATGCTTTCCGACAGCCTGCCCTTTTCCTTCAACCGGGATTTCGACCAAAAGAACAATTACCGGTCCCAGAGCATGCTGGTGGTTCCCATGAAGGAGCCGGACGGCGAGGTACTTGGCGTGCTTCAGCTCATCAACGCCAAAAATGATGACGGCAAGGTGGTCCCTTTTCCCCAGTCCATCATCAGCCTGACCATGTCTTTGGCTTCCCAGGCGGCCGTGGCCATTCGAAACGCCCGGCTCATATCTTATATCAAGAGCCTGTTTGAGGCCTTGATCCGTTATTCGGCTTCCGCCATCGACGCCCGGAGCCCCCATACGGCCGGCCACTCCCGCCGCGTTGCAGAGTATTCCACTGTCATTGCACAGGAAATCAACCGCCTGAACGACGGCCCCTTCAAGGACATTCATTTTACGGCGGATGAGTTGGAAAGGCTCAGCTACTCGGCCTGGCTGCACGATTTGGGTAAAATCGGCGTTCCCGAGGCCATTTTGGACAAGCACCTCCGCCTTCCTGCCGGAGTGGAGGAAACCATTGAGGAGCGCTTCAACCTTTGCGCGGCCGGCTTGGTTATCGAGGCTGCAGCCTCCGGAAGCAAAAATCCCCGGGAGGATACGGCAAAGGAGCGCGAAGCGCTGAAAGCGGATTTCCAACGCCTGAAAAACATCAACCGGGCCAATTGGCTCCCGGACGAGGATGAGGAATTTTTAAACCGGCTTCGCGCCAGGACTTTTTACGACGCAGAGGGCGCCGAGCGCACCTTGCTTACGGACGGCGAGATGGTCTACCTGGCTGTAAAAAAAGGCAATCTCACCCCCGATGAATACAAGACCATGCAGGGGCATGTGGAGCACACCTTAAATATAGTTAAGAACATCCCCTTTACCGGCCACCTGGAAGCGGTCCCCAACATAGCGGCCTCGCACCACGAAATGCTGAACGGCACGGGATACCCCCGCCACCTGCACGATCAGGAAATCACCCTGGAAGCCCGCATCCTGGCCATGGTGGATATCTTCGACGCCCTGACAGCCATTGACAGGCCGTACAGAAAGGCGGCGCCTCCTGAGCGCGCCTGCGCCATACTGCAGTCAGACGTTGAGTCGGGCAGATTGGACAAAGACGTGGTGGACTTGTTTGTAAGCCAGCGTCTTTGGGAGCGAATTACGGAAAAATAG
- a CDS encoding DUF2059 domain-containing protein, whose protein sequence is MKRIVIAAMALLLSACSYPGLEKQYMNSPVRELVLRSTAKDMAEGLQADWEGAVKPPEDGEASVDAIKNRQYRQFLVEAFDLERFEDLIYAFLDESLTERVQIKIKKWDNSPLGRKVAQIERAKKDAAPDYSGEAVQEALEAHGNAAKRTALIRELVDAVGMPAFLAQATEDMVAAMAAAIQVEHDAVWEDVEDMRDDLISDMGLDIKDLRLEQFNETAVDLKELTNREIMELTKHYKSPEMQLYMQNLYKALNTGMKELGAKAGEAIVTLMSQEVASVRIAPPSLQAVRSNHCNPTSWV, encoded by the coding sequence ATGAAACGGATTGTCATCGCCGCCATGGCGCTTTTGCTCAGCGCCTGCTCGTATCCAGGGCTTGAAAAACAATACATGAACAGCCCTGTCAGGGAACTGGTGCTTCGGTCCACCGCGAAAGATATGGCGGAGGGGCTGCAGGCGGATTGGGAAGGGGCTGTAAAGCCGCCGGAAGACGGCGAAGCCTCGGTTGACGCTATAAAAAACAGGCAATACAGACAATTCCTAGTGGAGGCCTTTGACCTCGAACGGTTTGAAGATCTAATTTATGCGTTTCTGGATGAATCCTTGACGGAAAGAGTCCAGATCAAGATTAAAAAATGGGATAACAGCCCTTTGGGGCGCAAGGTCGCACAAATTGAACGGGCGAAAAAAGACGCTGCTCCGGATTATTCCGGAGAGGCGGTTCAGGAGGCCCTGGAAGCCCACGGAAACGCGGCAAAGCGTACGGCGCTGATTCGGGAACTGGTGGACGCAGTGGGCATGCCTGCTTTTCTGGCGCAAGCCACGGAGGATATGGTCGCCGCCATGGCCGCAGCCATCCAGGTGGAGCATGATGCGGTTTGGGAGGATGTGGAGGATATGCGCGATGACTTGATCAGCGATATGGGTCTCGATATCAAGGATTTGCGCCTGGAGCAGTTCAATGAGACGGCGGTGGATCTCAAAGAGCTTACAAACAGGGAGATCATGGAATTGACCAAGCACTACAAAAGCCCTGAAATGCAGTTATACATGCAAAACTTGTACAAGGCTCTCAATACCGGCATGAAGGAGCTCGGCGCCAAAGCCGGAGAAGCGATTGTCACGCTCATGAGCCAGGAGGTCGCCTCGGTTCGGATCGCCCCTCCGTCCCTTCAGGCCGTACGGTCAAACCACTGCAATCCCACATCTTGGGTATAA
- a CDS encoding UPF0158 family protein, producing the protein MAAKASLKAIIDEMSMSFDEATSYLEKETGKVFMVSDEAFSLVKDGGAPPDWQEEEVELGKKVLENGESFIELPDKYEIDEYRIMEDFIDSLEDERVAEDLSDAIGGKGAFRRFKDGIHHHGVQEDWYKFKDQALKKIAMDWCESEDIEYIDDCKD; encoded by the coding sequence ATGGCGGCAAAAGCGAGCCTAAAGGCGATCATTGATGAAATGTCCATGAGTTTCGATGAGGCGACAAGTTATCTGGAAAAGGAAACCGGCAAGGTTTTTATGGTTTCCGATGAGGCGTTCTCTCTTGTAAAGGATGGCGGCGCCCCGCCTGATTGGCAGGAAGAAGAAGTGGAACTGGGAAAAAAGGTCCTGGAAAACGGAGAATCTTTTATCGAGTTGCCTGACAAGTATGAAATTGACGAGTACCGAATTATGGAGGATTTTATCGACTCCCTGGAGGACGAGAGGGTCGCCGAGGATCTTTCCGATGCAATCGGGGGCAAAGGGGCCTTTCGCCGTTTCAAGGACGGCATCCACCATCATGGAGTGCAGGAGGACTGGTACAAATTCAAAGACCAGGCCTTAAAAAAAATAGCCATGGACTGGTGCGAGTCGGAAGATATCGAATACATAGATGACTGCAAAGACTGA
- a CDS encoding MmcQ/YjbR family DNA-binding protein, translating into MDLQTVTAYLDKKQGAVQDFPFGPDAMVYKVMGKMFALIALESSPLRMNLKCDPDHALALRSIYPSVSPGYHMNKNHWNTVILDGSIPSDHLFDMMDDSYDLVVAGLKKADREKLSRKPSK; encoded by the coding sequence ATGGATCTGCAAACGGTGACGGCCTATCTGGACAAAAAACAGGGCGCGGTGCAGGACTTCCCTTTCGGCCCGGACGCCATGGTTTACAAAGTCATGGGGAAGATGTTCGCCCTCATCGCTCTGGAAAGCTCCCCCCTGCGTATGAACCTCAAGTGCGACCCGGATCACGCCCTGGCTCTCCGAAGCATATACCCTTCCGTATCGCCCGGATACCACATGAACAAGAATCATTGGAATACGGTGATCCTGGACGGATCCATTCCTTCCGATCATCTCTTTGACATGATGGACGACTCTTACGACCTGGTGGTCGCAGGCCTTAAAAAGGCCGACCGGGAAAAACTGAGCCGAAAGCCCTCCAAATAA